From Osmerus mordax isolate fOsmMor3 chromosome 8, fOsmMor3.pri, whole genome shotgun sequence, a single genomic window includes:
- the LOC136947627 gene encoding nesprin-1-like, which yields MARRTGGDASPNKNTSLNLVTGFFHYLRDEQEAVQKRTFTKWINSHLAKHVPPLVVTDLFEDIKDGVMLLALLEVLSGQKLPCEQGKKLRRIHWVSNIGTALKFLEGRKIKLVNINSTDIVDGRPSIVLGLMWTIILYFQIEELTSSLPALLALSSSTSSLDSSTSSTDTTSPPIKRKSLPPVQGGARKALLRWVQQTATKHLGIEVRDFGQSWRTGVAFFALLLALRPNLVDIECVRKRTNRENLQEAFSLAETELGIPQLLDPEDVDVDQPDEKSIMTYVAQFLKHHPQRQCSDSEGQLEELPPSLPPFPPSLPSLARPAQREQRRSLRELKTWLEQLEREAAQAQEDQGNLSQQYQLFKSLRVQLEMRRKKTETALQSTQKEGMLTMDQALVKQAWDRVSNRFLDWHLQLDRALPAPLSVVGSWLHQAEGALRQEVPVQQAHDETANTVHKTLQQHKDVLKGLEGHQQVFQKIHKDRCVSGVPVPPEQLQDMAERMNFISTSSNIHLAKMEFLESQQHMQAFLALAESKLKSWIIKYGRRESVELMLQNYLSFIEGQQFFEKYETLFQNLKCSSELYVKADCTDDYRMMRRAEEGEAGVRRFMREVVTQWRSLSVEVRSVRSMLEEVLCNWERYSTTVASLQAWLEDGEAALSRPENTKRDFFRTLPQWMEQHATMNDAGNFLIETCEEAASRELKQQLLLLNGRWRDLFVKVKQYARADEQEKWRRDYVRAVSSLRELLDTAETKLSAPVQVSFLAVRAFLQDVENTKQKVVAMETQYKLAARSAQLLAKDAPQDEGAKAMATMATVKSQLSKVRERCPCLVRECHSLLPLLEEMEKHIAGFYQSLDRADRITASASNPDSPHKHSWQDLLSQQQSCKRCLAIIERNLLALQRVLSTSRALKNFDPTLQQKRVSELQASAQALVKEVGEWRRQEEADSSLRRRFEESRQELERVLRTAQGCLRERGEAEELLKKHSEFFGQLDQRVLSTFLKACDELTDILPEDEQPGLQDTVRRLHKLWKDTQAEAPAHLQRLRVEAEHGRAWAALQECRAELAREAQALTATSSERIIREHRMFFRERDPLAACERRLAAMEELCQQLPDNDPTQRALETTQRALQEVKGQIDAMYLKMQQHPDKWREWDHRFSELSDWLSCQRSQVRVLREKAQDSAYQEEVDAAVRELQECVEAREGSVSWLRSRLGVLHEVSSEEQVRRKRAALDKLSSDLRALLSSLSQARCHCSLLTPSEELREEVRGALEEVLRARKEAQEQVRMILEAENPDEARQLLLIHQGEKMKEAEILLAHCQQSQMGEGLSPSLLELEGAFREVDREAGTQEHNLQATLCAWQEFQAELEAVWEFVSSTGSVLQRELIFSGLDSLQTELVHSKDLYMCSEEFVARADILLEMATEIPLGAVNQTTLLQQAETTKDQVTQLEDTLKDNIGQLEAVCVQWEHFNSQSEALSSWISEKEKDLEAVNPSLSSSAAAAASSSDHLVKHMSTVEMVGAGLEEREADLSQLEAESEALAMFQSPGEAGRIRGRLGQMRRRWEELRERAEQLEGQLNQSASCRLRYQDNLEQMTKTMSDLQVKLDCPIMHCSSSSDTYRTLQEHMDVSQALEQLKPRLVALSAGMKTLGEGGPLDEEITGLQKEQAVNSEKATEKQATLENLLVLWQRFEKEGSSLKCWLDRCECMCCPDSPLLSTDKAKLKTKLQAVQEMQCGVPSHEALLQGVVSLGACLHPTVAEGRGQELKDDLTRQEERFSVIRESITQRHHQLQSQLSEVELFDRDLLTLTQWSESFLSVLRNSSQVDLADLEAADNQVQEHEASLQGHSPMRDSLHQREASLLSSSGPEAQQQLQGQREACLQPLSEAQRLLLLRRESLAELRVYLQSHEAAARAVRELQEAVEGRGSWDRTKAEELHCQLGEVAGEVARMEAQAVGLDGRLSKAHLHLSGADWRGSRDMGHAQGRTSCRGQAVALMVALEGVQRGLGWRQSEAEALGALWSSFRERREEVMRSLTDLEERAKQEGVRESSVLAFQNRLRFFVQLEEELQSLQHSRQWLGERGNQLAQRDSELAGEARREVSLVETASEDLRRLIVNGQEQCGVLVDLLRQFYGLRASLSTTVENAKSLTHNQPDHNHNPEEARRTLSRHEVVQSELRERQGDMDLLISTGEDLQRELDKVPHCDSLSIQTDVQRLRDLWLEVRAGDMGEG from the exons ATGGCACGGCGAACGGGGGGGGATGCCTCCCCCAATAAGAACACATCTCTAAACCTGGTCACTGGGTTCTTTCACTACCTGCGTG ATGAGCAAGAAGCGGTACAGAAACGAACCTTCACTAAATGGATCAATTCCCACTTGGCCAAG CATGTTCCTCCCCTGGTTGTGACGGACCTGTTTGAGGACATCAAGGATGGGGTGATGTTACTGGCTCTCCTGGAGGTCCTCTCTGGACAGAAACTG CCATGTGAGCAGGGCAAGAAGCTAAGGAGGATCCACTGGGTCTCCAACATCGGCACAGCCCTCAAGTTCCTGGAGGGCAGAAAG ATAAAGCTAGTCAACATTAACTCCACTGACATTGTGGATGGAAGACCTTCCATAGTACTGGGGTTGATGTGGACCATCATCCTCTATTTCCAG ATCGAAGAGCTGACCAGTAGCTTACCAGCTCTTCTGGCTCTGTCAAGCAGCACCTCCTCATTGGACAGTTCCACCAGCAGCACTGACACCACCAGCCCACCCATCAAAAGGAAGTCCCTCCCTCCTGTGCAGGGCGGGGCCAGGAAGGCACTGCTCAGATGGGTCCAGCAGACTGCCACTAA GCATCTGGGCATTGAGGTGAGGGACTTTGGCCAGAGCTGGCGTACTGGCGTAGCATTCTTTGCTCTTCTCCTCGCTCTACGACCCAACCTTGTCGACATAGAGTGCGTGCGGAAAAGGACCAATCGGGAGAATCTGCAGGAAGCCTTCTCACTGGCTGAAACAGAGCTGGGTATCCCACAGCTCCTTGACCCAGAAG ACGTAGATGTGGACCAACCAGACGAGAAGTCCATCATGACCTACGTAGCTCAGTTCCTCAAGCACCACCCTCAGCGCCAATGCAGCGATTCTGAGGGACAGCTGGAGGAA ctccctccctccctccctcccttccctccctccctcccctccctggcgCGGCCCGCCCAGAGAGAGCAGCGTCGGAGCCTGCGGGAGCTGAAGACCTggctggagcagctggagagagaggcagcacagGCTCAGGAGGACCAGGGCAATCTCTCTCAGCAGTACcag TTGTTCAAGAGTCTGCGTGTCCAgttggagatgaggaggaagaagacagAGACTGCTCTCCAGTCCACCCAGAAGGAGGGCATGCTGACCATGGACCAGGCCCTGGTCAAGCAGGCCTGGGACAGGGTGTCCAACAGG ttCCTGGACTGGCACCTGCAGCTGGACCGGGCGCTGCCCGCCCCCCTGAGTGTGGTGGGATCGTGGCTCCACCAGGCTGAGGGGGCGCTGCGGCAGGAAGTCCCTGTTCAGCAGGCACATGACGAGACGGCTAACACCGTGCACAAGACCCTGCAGCAGCACAAG gatgttcTGAAGGGGCTGGAGGGTCACCAGCAGGTGTTTCAGAAGATCCACAAAGACAGGTGTGTCAGCGGGGTCCCTGTTCCCCCAGAGCAGCTCCAGGACATGGCTGAGAG AATGAATTTCATTTCGACGTCTTCAAACATCCACCTTGCCAAGATGGAGTTCCTGGAGAGCCAGCAGCACATGCAAGCTTTCCTGGCACTGGCTGAGTCCAAGCTCAAATCCTGGATCATCAAATATGGACGTCGGGAATCCGTGGAGCTTATGCTCCAGAACTACCTT tCTTTTATTGAAGGGCAGCAGTTCTTTGAGAAGTATGAGACTCTGTTCCAGAATCTGAAATGCAGTTCTGAACTCTATGTCAAGGCGGATTGCACAG ATGATTATAGAATGATGAGAAGAGCCGAA gagggggaggctggtgtgCGGAGATTCATGCGGGAGGTTGTGACCCAGTGGAGGAGCCTGTCTGTGGAGGTGCGCAGTGTGCGGAGCATGCTGGAGGAGGTGCTGTGTAACTGGGAGAGGTACAGCACCACCGTGGCCTCGCTGCAGGCCTGGCTGGAGGACGGCGAAGCAGCCCTCAGCCGCCCGGAGAACACCAAGCGG gaTTTCTTCAGGACTCTGCCTCAGTGGATGGAGCAGCACGCGACCATGAACGATGCGGGCAACTTCCTGATCGAGACGTGCGAGGAGGCGGCGTCGCGGGAGCTCAAGCAGCAGCTGCTCCTGCTGAACGGGAGATGGAGGGACCTCTTTGTCAAAGTCAAACAG TACGCCCGGGCGGACGAgcaggagaagtggaggagggacTACGTGAGGGCCGTGTCGTCCCTCAGGGAGCTCCTGGACACGGCCGAGACCAAGCTCAGCGCTCCCGTCCAGGTGTCCTTCCTCGCCGTCAGGGCCTTCCTGCAGGACGTGGAG AACACCAAGCAAAAggtggttgccatggagactcaGTACAAGCTGGCGGCCCGCAGCGCCCAACTGCTTGCCAAAGACGCTCCACAAGACGAAGGCGCAAAGGCCATGGCTACCATGGCAACGGTCAAAAGTCAGCTGAGTAAG gtgagggagagatgtcCCTGCTTGGTGAGGGAGTGCCACTcactgctccccctgctggaggagatggagaagcacATCGCAGGCTTCTACCAGTCCCTGGACAGGGCCGACCGCATCACAGCTAGCGCCAGCAACCCCGACTCTCCGCACAAGCACAGCTGGCAG gacttGCTGAGTCAGCAGCAGAGCTGCAAGCGCTGTCTGGCCATCATCGAGAGGAACCTCCTCGCCCTGCAGAGGGTGCTGTCCACCAGCAGGGCCCTGAAGAACTTCGACCCGACCCTCCAGCAGAAGAGGGTGTCCGAGCTGCAGGCCTCTGCCCAG GCTCTGGTCAAGGAGGTTGGGGAATGGAGGCGCCAGGAGGAGGCCGACAGCAGCCTGAGGAGGAGGTTTGAGGAGTCCCGGCAGGAGCTGGAGCGCGTGCTGAGGACCGCCCAGGGCtgcctgagggagaggggagaggcggaggagcTGCTGAAGAAGCACTCG GAGTTCTTTGGGCAGCTAGACCAGCGGGTCCTGAGTACGTTTCTGAAGGCGTGCGACGAGCTGACAGACATCCTGCCAGAGGACGAGCAGCCGGGACTGCAGGACACCGTCCGCCGGCTGCACAAGCTCtggaag GATACCCAGGCAGAGGCGCCGGCTCACCTTCAGCGTCTGAGGGTGGAGGCGGAGCATGGGCGGGCGTGGGCGGCGCTTCAGGAGTGCAGGGCGGAGCTCGCCAGAGAGGCCCAGGCTCTGACTGCCACCAGCAGTGAGAGAATaatcagagagcacagg ATGTTCTTCAGAGAGCGAGATCCTCTAGCTGCATGTGAGAGGAGGCTGGCGGCCATGGAGGAGCTCTGTCAGCAGCTCCCAGACAACGACCCCACCCAGCGGGCCCTGGAGACCACCCAGAGGGCCTTgcaagaggtcaaaggtcagatagATGCCATGTACCTCAAGATGCAGCAGCACCCTGACAAGTGGAGGGAGTGGGATCACAG GTTCTCtgagctctctgattggctgtcgtGTCAGAGGAGCCAGGTGAGGGTATTGCGCGAAAAAGCGCAAGACTCCGCCTACCAGGAAGAAGTGGACGCTGCTGTCCGG gagctgcaggagtgtgtggaggCCCGGGAGGGGAGCGTGTCCTGGCTGAGGAGTCGTCTGGGCGTGCTGCACGAGGTCAGCTCTGAGGAGCAggtcaggaggaagagggcgGCCCTGGACAAACTCTCCTCCGACCTCcgagccctcctctcctcgctctcccagGCAAGATGCCACT GCTCTTTGTTGACCCCCAgtgaggagctgagggaggaggtgcgGGGTGCTCTAGAGGAGGTGCTCCGGGCCAGGAAGGAGGCGCAGGAGCAGGTCCGCATGATCCTGGAGGCAGAGAACCCAGACGAAGCTCGACAGCTGCTCCTCATTCAtcag GGTGAGAAGAT GAAGGAGGCGGAGATTCTGCTGGCCCACTGTCAGCAGAgtcagatgggggaggggcttagCCCGTCCCTGCTGGAGTTGGAGGGAGCGTTCAGAGAGGTGGACCGCGAGGCAGGGACCCAAGAGCAcaacctgcag GCCACTCTGTGTGCATGGCAGGAGTTTCAGGCGGAGCTCGAGGCTGTGTGGGAGTTTGTCAGCAGTACCGGCTCTGTCCTGCAGAGGGAGCTCATTTTCAGCGGCCTGGACAGTCTTCAGACTGAACTGGTTCACTCCAAG GACCTCTACATGTGCAGCGAGGAGTTTGTTGCTCGAGCAGACATCCTCCTGGAGATGGCTACAGAGATCCCTCTGGGAGCGGTGAACCAGAccacactgctgcagcaggCGGAGACCACCAAGGACCAAGTCACTCAGCTGGAAGACACCCTCAAGGACAA TATTGGTCAGCTGGAGGCCGTCTGTGTACAGTGGGAACACttcaacagccaatcagaggccctctcctcctggatCTCTGAAAAAGAGAAGGATCTGGAGGCAGTGAACCCTTCTTTGTCCTCGTCGGCCGCCGCTGCCGCCTCTTCCTCCGACCACCTTGTTAAACACATGAGCACGGTGGAG ATGGTGGGGGCTGGGCTTGAGGAGCGAGAGGCGGACCTGTCCCAGCTGGAGGCGGAGTCCGAGGCCCTGGCCATGTTCCAGAGCCCTGGAGAGGCGGGGCGTATCCGGGGACGACTGGGCCAGATGAGGCGGCGCTGGGAGGAGCTTCGGGAGAGGGCGGAGCAGCTGGAGGGGCAGCTGAACCAGAGCGCCTCCTGCAGGCTGAGATACCAGGACAACCTGGAACAG ATGACGAAAACCATGAGTGACCTTCAAGTGAAGCTGGACTGTCCCATCATGCATTGCAGCTCATCTTCTGATACCTACCGGACTCTGCAGGAGCATATG GATGTGAGCCAGGCACTGGAGCAGCTGAAGCCTAGGCTGGTGGCTCTGTCTGCAGGCATGAAGACTCTGGGTGAGGGGGGTCCCCTGGATGAAGAGATAACTGGTCTCCAAAAGGAGCAGGCAGTGAACTCTGAGAAAGCTACAGAGAAACAAGCCACTCTGGAGAACCTGCTGGTTCTATGGCAAAG ATTTGAGAAAGAGGGTTCTTCCCTCAAATGCTGGCTGGACcgttgtgagtgtatgtgctgtccagactcccctctcctctctactgacAAAGCGAAGCTTAAAACGAAACTTCAAGCAGTGCAG GAAATGCAGTGTGGCGTGCCGTCACATGAGGCTTTGCTGCAGGGGGTGGTGAGTTTGGGGGCGTGTCTGCACCCCACGGTGGccgaggggcggggccaggaaCTTAAGGATGACCTCACTCGGCAGGAAGAAAGATTCAGCGTAATAAGGGAGAGCATAACTCAAAG GCACCATCAGCTGCAGTCCCAGCTGTCTGAGGTGGAGCTGTTTGACCGGGACCTGCTCACGCTGACCCAGTGGAGCGagagcttcctgtctgtcctcagAAACTCCTCCCAGGTGGACCTAGCTGACCTGGAGGCAGCTGACAACCAGGTCCAG GAGCATGAGGCCTCCCTCCAGGGCCACAGCCCCATGAGAGACAGCCTTCACCAGAGAgaggcctccctcctctcctcctccggcccagaggcccagcagcagctccagggccagagagaggccTGCCTGCAGCCCCTCAGTGAAGCCCAgcgcctgctcctcctccgcaGGGAGAGCCTGGCCGAGCTGAGGGTCTACCTCCAGAGCCACGAGGCCGCGGCCAGGGCCGTCCGGGAGCTCCAGGAGGccgtggagggcagggggagctgGGACCGCACCAAGGCCGAGGAGCTGCACTGTCAGCTGGGGGAGGTGGCCGGGGAGGTGGCCCGGATGGAGGCCCAGGCGGTGGGACTGGACGGACGGCTGAGCAAGGCTCACCTCCACCTGAGTGGTGCGGACTGGAGGGGCTCCAGGGACATGGGGCATGCCCAGGGGAGGACGTCGTGCCGCGGGCAGGCGGTGGCCCTCATGGTGGCCCTGGAGGGGGTACAGAGGGGCCTGGGGTGGAGGCAGAGCGAGGCAGAGGCCCTGGGAGCACTGTGGAGCTCcttcagggagaggagagaggaggtgatgagGAGCCTGACGGATCTGGAGGAAAGGGCCAAACaggagggggtcagggagagCTCTGTCCTGGCCTTTCAGAACAG actaCGTTTCTTTGTCCAGCTGGAGGAAGAGCTGCAGTCACTCCAGCACTCCAGGCAGTGGCTAGGGGAGCGAGGCAACCAGCTGgcccagagagacagtgaactGGCTGGGGAGGCACGCAGGGAGGTGTCCCTGGTGGAGACAGCCTCAGAGGACCTCCGAAGGCTCATTGTGAATGG CCAGGAGCAGTGTGGAGTCCTGGTGGATCTCCTGCGCCAGTTCTACGGTCTGAGGGCCAGCCTGAGCACCACGGTGGAGAACGCCAAGAGCCTGACCCACAACCAACctgaccacaaccacaaccctGAGGAGGCCAGGAGAACCCTCTCACGG CATGAGGTGGTCCAATCAGAgctgagggagaggcagggggacatGGACCTGCTCATCAGTACTGGAGAGGACCTGCAGAGGGAGCTGGACAAGGTTCCTCACTGTGACTCCCTCAGCATCCAGACTGACGTGCAGAGGCTGAGGGACCTGTGGCTCGAGGTGAGGGCTGGGGATATGggggagggctga